The nucleotide window CCTGCCCCGCTCTGGTCCTACGCGTGTTCCATCCTCGGCCGCGGCCTCCGGCGCCCGCCTGCGGAACTGCAGCGGCGGCCGCCCTGCCGGAGCCTCCTCCTGGATCCTAGCGCTGCGCTGAGCGGGTCGGCACTGCGAGTCAGGTGAGGCGGCCAGGCCCGCGGCCCCACAAGCTGCACGCAGCTTCCACTCTTCCTTTCTGTCCCCAGGGAGGAGCGGGAATGGGGGGGTTTCCTCCGCGGGCGCTCCATGCCGCGGGGGGAGGGGCAAGGCGAGCCAAATGCCACCAACTTTCCTAGCGGGCTGGCTAGTGCTGCAGGTCCCTACCTGCTTTCTAGGGGGCTCTCCAAGGGTCTGCTCCGCATCGCGTTGGGGACCCAGGGCCGCGTCTCGGTGCTTGGGGGACTCGGGCCGGCGCTTCCTGCTCGCCATCGTGCTGACGTCACCCCGGACTCTAAGTCTCAGTCCACAGTGTGCAGAGGGCCCTTCCCTGTGTGGGTGAACACCTGTGACACACGTGGTCCCAGGGGGCGCTCACCCCTCCACCCCAGCACCTTCAGCAGAGAAAAAGGACAGCCAGGGCCGGCTGAGTATGTTTCTAAAATAAGAAATCTCAGTAACTTACATGTAGAGCAGCAGCTCAGAGCCTGCGTTTTGAGATGCACTGGAATgctgctctgtgactttgaccTCCTGACATGTCCCCTGAGACAGTCTCCTCCATGCCCTGGGGACCTTAAAGCCACCAGCCctacagggctgtggggaggacacgTGGAGTGAGCAGCAGAGCCTGGCACGCGATTCCCTGATCAATGGAAGCTGCACTTGCACAATGATTGCAAAGGCCATCGGCCTCATGATTGTACTGTGTGCTCATTGTACTCACGAGGTTTCCTCAAGGCCTCCCCGTCCTGGACAACAGGCCCCGAGTATGGGGGCTCTGCTTGAATTACAGACATGTCTGTCCCTGCCTTCATATCTTCATTAGGGTGACTGACTGGGTGGTCATGACACATCCAAAACAAAGGGTGGATCAAGACAGTTTATCCAGGGCCACTCTGTGACCAACACTCTGACCATCCTGCCCTCCTGCTGACACCACCTGATTCTCTGACAGTCCTGTGTGGAAAGTTGCCGCCCACAGGACAGGACATTCAATGAGGCTAATGAGAGGCCACAGGCTGGACCCAGGAAGTCCTGAGGGTGCCCATGGGTCTTGCCCTCCTGGTCTGTAGAGTGGCCTTAAAACTGGTCTGCCTGCGTTCTGGGGGCCCAGCAACCCTGGTTCCCCACAGTCCAGTCCTCAGCCAGACCTGCAAAGCTGCCTCCCTCCCACTGCCCCTCACCCCCCTGCACAGGACTTTGCAGTTGCCCTTGGTCCCGTTGCAAGGTCACCTTGGCTTGCAGTGCCAAGCCAGCCAAAgtcctccaggaagtcctcccagaaAGTCCTGCTCCAGTCTGGGGCAGTGTCCCCATGACCTCAAAGCAGTCCGCGCACTGCTGGCCCAGCCTGTCAGCTCTCAgccttcctgctcctcctcttgGTCATGAGCACCTTGGAGCAGGGGCCACCATCGTCTTCCTGTCAGAGTCCGAGTGCccagcccagcacccagcacatggTCCGTCCTGCGGGCTGGAACAGAATCCAAGGCCTGACCAAGGCAAGATGCAGGGAAGGTCCCCAGCAAGCGACACCCTTGCCCTGGGCCTGGCGGGAGAGTGGGGATGTGGGAATTCAGAAGGGGAGGAGCAGCTTTCACAAGCCAGGCAGGAACTGCAAATGTTGCAAGCCAATACCAAGAGGCCACGGTACCGGGGAGCCATCTCTGGGTGGCCATCTCTGAGTGGGGGATGTCCAGATGCACCCTGGGAAGAAGCTGGTCCTCTTACTGTTGGGGAGTGAGTGAGGGAGAGAACTGGGGGGACACGGGGGTGAGGAGTGCCTCCTGCAGGCCCTGCTTCAGCTCAGGAGAGAATACTCCAGCTGTTTCCAGGATGAGAGCTTGGCACACATACCCCTGGGATGGGTGAGGGGGCCTGACCCCTACCCAGGAAATGTCCCTTCCCCACCCTCTGGGCTCCTGAGCCTTCCAATTGGAGTGGGTTTTGGCCTCAAATTTCCCATCAGCTTCACTGATTTAAACTCAGCCTCAAATCCCACAACTTCTATTGTTGAAGAAGGAGGGTGCTGAGGCTGGTGGGCAGCAGCCCTGCCCTGGCGTGGTGTGGTCACCCCCCTGCTTGGAGGGAGTGAGATCCTGAGCTGAAAGGGGAAGCCTGGGAGCCACAATTCCAGCCTGGAGGTGGCACACACTGACACAGGTTGGTCCCGAGGTTTGCATCTTTCCTTGAGGGACCACAGAGTCAGGGGTGGAAGGgatggggctggagcagggggacctggcccagggagagggaggaggccgGCAAAAGGGGAGGCCTGAGAATCCACTCCTGTGGTCCTCAGTAGGCCTGTGAGGGTGTAAAGAAATTACGTCATCCCCACTTGCcgacccctcccacccccaccccgtctTCCAGAAAGAGTCTGAGCAGCTGATGTTCAAGAACAAATgataatgaggaggaggaagcagggccCCTCCTCTGGGGACAGAGTCACATCCTCTGCTAAGCCACCCTGGTCccctgagcttcctggcagctCAGTCAACAAGGGCTGGTGCCCACCCCACATTTCTGTGTCAGGAAAGTGGATACAGGCACGAGGAGATTCATCACCTGGGTGGCCTCATGAGCTAGGAGATCTAGGACCAGTTTGTAACCAACTTAGGAAGGATCTCCTGGCCATTAAACTGCCTGTTGGGTGACTAGGGAGCTCTGGGAACAACACCGctgcctccccacctccagattCAAACCTGCAccagccaggtgagggccaggtgAGGGTCCTCAGCATCACTGCCAGCAGCCtccaggcagggagaggagggagtcggctccaggcaaccactgagaACAAGTGTGTGTGTAAGTGGTGCTTGTATTAATGTGTGTCTATATAAGGTTTTGTGAgtgtataaatgtgtgtgtgcatgtgcttgtGTGTCAGTATGTGAGCACGTGGgtagtgtgtgagtgtgtgagtggtCTGTGAGTGTGtgatctgtgtctgtgtgtgttgagTGGACTAGTGTGAAGTGAGGGACACAGAGAACTTTAAGCATCCCTCCACGCCTCCCCCAGCACCTGCGGACCCTCTGAACATAGTGACCTTCCTGAGAATGGCAGGAACAAAGCAGGGAGGTGAAGGTCACTCAGGAGGAGGCAGGTGAGACATCGGAAGGCAAGAATGTGTTCTGGGGATGACGCTGTGACCACATTAGGGAGTGTGAGCCTGATATGACAGGTGGGGCAGGATCAAGTCCAAAGACCCCTGGTGCTTCCTCGGAACCTGTACAATGCTGGGGAGTCAGGCTGGGGGTGAGGACATCTCTTCTCTACCCCTGACCCTGGGTAATCACGTGGAGGGGACAGCAGAGACAGGACTTCTGTACCATGCTCCTGACCTTCCCcggcccctccctgctccctctggcAGCACAGTCATGCCAACAGGCTCAGGGCAGAGGGCAAAGGCCAGTCTCAGCTCCCTTTATAAAGAGAGGCCAGGCTGGTCGAGCCCTCAGGGTTGGTGAGAGTGCCCTGCCTGGCCTGGTCCGACGTCCTGGTGTGGTGAGGGGTGCCTGTGTGTCCAGAGTGGAGGAGCCGGGTGCCCACTGAGGCAGCCATGGGGCTGCTGACCGGGGAGACACTGGGGCCCCTGGCCGTggccgtggccatcttcctgctCCTGGTGGACCTGATGCACCGGCGCCAGCGCTGGGCCCCATGCTACCCACCAGGCCCCAcgcccctgcctgggctgggcaacCTGCTGCAGGTGGACTTCCAGGACACGCTTTGCTGCTTTACTCGGGTGAGGCAGGTGGGGGTGAGCACAGAGGTCCTGGGGACCCACATGGCAGCAGACAGTGGGCGGTGGTGAAGCCACAGGCTGGACAGGGagctgggggaaaggaggaggcaggTTTGAGAGGCCTCCTGGGGGAGGACATCTGTGCAGGGCCTGAGGACAGTCTGAATTTTCCAATCAAAGATCAGAGagggcaaaggcctggagggggTAGGTCTTGGCCGTGGGTTTGGGATCATGTGGGACAGGGCCGAAGTTATGTGATCCTGAGTCCCTTCTGAGGACATCAGGGGGAGATGACCtcagattgggggaggggagtctGGTCATGAGCCCCATTTACCTCAGGAAATTGAGGTTGAGAGGGACAGTGACCAGGTTCCAACCTTTTGCTGCTGTGAGACCCTGGGCCTCACTGCTCACCtctgtgaacctcagtttcttcacctgtaaaatggaatgcTAACTTGGCCTACTGACAATGTTGGTGACCTCTGCAAAGTCATGGCTGAGTGGTCTGTTCCAACGTGAGGTCCTCGACTAAAGAGCATGTGACCTCTAGCGTCACAAGGCCAGATAGGTTCCTTGCACCCACTCTTTGCTGGCGGCCCAGTGGTCCCCTTAGGCTAGGGCGAGGAGACTGGCTCCAGCAGCCTGGCAGGGGCGGGACTTGTGGAACGCCCTTGACCCTCGGCCTGCAGCTGCGGCGACGCTTCGGGGACGTGTTCAGCCTGCAGCTGGCCTGGACGCCCGCGGTCGTGCTCAATGGGCTGGCGGCCATGCGCGAGGCGCTGGTGGACCGCGGCGAGGACACCTCCGACCGCCCACCTGCGCCCGTATACGAGCAGCTGGGCTACGGGCCGCACGCGGAGGGTAACTGGAGGTGGGGAGGACCGCGGTCCGGCGGGGACTGGGCCCGCAGTGACCCGAGACCCGGCAGGGCCAAGCGGAGGCAGGGTGGTGGACCTGCGGAGCAAGAAAAGTCAGCGAATTTGAAGGGGCGGCAGGTGGAGGAAGAAGACGGTCCGAGGGTCCGGAGGTGGATGTGGGCGGGCCGGAGGGCGGGCCCGGATCTTCCTTGAAGGAAGGTGGTCTCCGTGGGCAGAGCCAAGAGTGGAGCCAAGACCTGCCCACAGTGGGGAGAACTGGCGAGCAATGTGGCTGGGAGAGGGTGGGATCTGTCCCCAGCCAGATGGGGATGTGGAGTGGCCCGGCCTTGGCGGGAAGGAGAACGAGGTTAGAGTGGGCGGAGCAGGCGCGAGGCTGTGTGAacaggggcggggggcggggcatgTCTCTGGTGTAGACGGAAGGGCAGGCGAGCCAGTCAGCTAAGTGTGCGCGCAGAGGCGGCGCCAGGGCACACCCGAGCCACGCCCACGACCGCCCCGCTCCCAGGAGTGATTCTAGCCCGTTATGGGGGCGCGTGGCGGGAGCAGCGGCGCTTCTCCGTGTCCACCCTGCGCAACTTCGGCCTGGGCAAGAAGTCGTTGGAGCAGTGGGTGACCGAGGAGGCCTCGTGCCTCTGCGCCGCCTTCGCAGACCAGGCCGGTGAGTGCTGGGCTGAGGGACAGGAGACAGGGATGGAGGCtgggaagaggagatggaggcGACCCCCTGACCTGCACCGTCCCCTCCCAGGACGCCCCTTTAGCCCCAACGCCCTCCTGAATAAAGCAGTGAGCAACGTGATCTCCTCCCTGACTTTCGGGCGCCGCTTCGAGTACAATGACCCGCGCTTCCGCGAGCTGTTGGACCTCGCGGAGAAAGGTGTGCAGGAGGAGTCAGGCGTCCTGCGCAAGGTAACGGTGGGGGAGCCAAGGAGCCCTGCAGGCGAGCTCCATGGAGGCCTGTGCCCTGCAACGGGGTTCCGTGGAGGAGGATTTGTCTAGAGGGGTGTTGGCACAGCGGACCCCAGTAGAGGGCTAAGGAAAGTGTATCTGCCACTGGAAGCCACCAGAGCCCATGAGATGTAGATTTTAGGTTTCTCCTTCTGGGGCCCAGGCAGCTAGGGGAGGGTAGAGGCCCAAACTTAGGGAGGAGCCAGGTCACTGTGGGGGACACCGTGGAGGCTGCTGGGACTTTATAGGTTGAGGTGAACACCTGAGCACAGGGAGGACCCAGGGCCCCACATGCGTGACCAAAACAGGTGCTGGAAGCGATCCCAGTGCTCCTGCGTGTCCCAGGGCTGGCTGCCAAGGTCTTTCCGGGGCAGAGGGCCTTCATGGTCCTGCTGGATGAGCTGATTGCTGAGCACAGGATGACCCGAGACCCGGCCCAGCCTCCCCGAGACCTGACCGACACCTTCATGGACGAAGTGGAGAAGGTGAGGTgccagggacagggacagggaCATGGGTTGTGGGTTGAGGGTCCATGAGGGGAGCCCAGGCGAGGTGGGGCCTGTGTATCACCCAGTGATCAGTCAACCCGGGGTGATGGGTGCAGAGTGGGAGGCCATTTGGGGTTTTCTCCCTCGGCAACGGAGCCCACTCTCTCTGCGTGGGCCAGGCCAAGGGGAACCCCGAGAGCAGCTTCAATGATGAGAACCTGCGCCTGGTGGTGGCTGATCTGTTCTCTGCTGGGATGGTGACCACGTCAATCACGCTGGCCTGGGCCCTCCTGCTCATGATCCTGCACCCGGATGTGCAGCGtgagcccagcctgggggcctggtgggatggggcagggaggagagggacaGGCTGGGGGCCCTGAACTGGGCTGGCCACCAGGAGCTCTAAGCAAAGGCTGGGCCCTGGCTCAGAGGTCACAGTGACCTCCTCCTTCCCGTGGGCACAGCCCCTGCACAGGAGTCCGGAGGAGGTTCAGGTCCAGCCCCCTGGGTTCTGACCACTGTGGGGACGCTTGTCTGTCCAGGCCGTGTCCAACAGGAGATCGATGAGGTGATAGGGCAGGCGCGGCGACCAGAGATGGGGGACCAGGCCCACATGCCCTTCACCATGGCTGTGGTCCATGAGGTGCAGCGCTTTGGGGACATCATCCCACTGGGCGTGTCCCACTTGACATCCCATGACGTTGAAGTGCAGGGCTTCCTCATCCCCAAGGTAGGCCTGTGGCCCTCCTCACCCCAGCTCAGCTCCACCTGCCCCGTGGTAGCCCCAGCATGGCCATTGCCAAGTGTGACCAGGACTGGAACCCAGGCCACCTAATCCTCATTTCCCCAGGCACCAACTGTCCAGCCTGGGTGGGTGTGGGGATGAAGCAGAGGCAGGGCGGGCCAGGTGCATGCAGAGCCCGCAGTCTGGGTAGGGGAGGACAAACTAAAATGTGCCACAGTCTGTTGGAGGATCCATGTACATAGGGACTGGTGGTAGGAAGGGCGCCCAGGGGAGGCTATTCTCTTGGCCCTGCCATGGGTACGAGGAGGGTGCGGGGAATTTCTTGAGCTGAGATTGACTTGAAAGTGTCCAGGTGTGTGCCAGGCAGAAACTGTAGCCTATGCATGTTTGGTGGCAGGGGTCCAGGCAACCCCCAGCCCAGACCCCACCCATGCCAGGCATCTCCTGCCAGGGGACGACGCTCATCACCAACCTGTCCTCGGTGCTGAAGGACGAGGCCGTCTGGAAGAAGCCCTTCCGCTTCCACCCGGAGCACTTCCTGGACGCCCAGGGCCGCTTCGTCAAGCAGGAGGCCTTCATGCCCTTCTCAGCAGGTGCCTGTGGGGAGCCTGGCTCACTGCCCCCTCCTGAGGGAGTCTTGGAGGCGTTGAGCCCAGACCCCCAGGCTCACTGAGCCCCCATACCCACCCACAGGCCGCCGCTCGTGCCTCGGGGAGCCCCTGGCCCGCATGgagctctttctcttcttcacctGCCTCCTGCAGCACTTCAGCTTCTCGGTGCCCACTGGGCAGCCCCGCCCCAGCGACTACGGTGTCTTTGGTTTCCTGGTGACCCCGTCCCCGTACCAGCTTTGTGCTGTGCCCCGCTAGACAGGGAGCACCAAGCCCCTAACCCAGTCCTTGCTGAAACGGTGATGTCCAATAAACCAATCTGATGGCTCCAACCTGTCTTGAGTCCCACCTGGGCCCCCTGAACAGCCCCTGGCAGTGATttggcctcagcagcctccccaagGCCAGCTCCTACCCCTGCCTGATCCAGCCTTACCTGGCATTTAACCCCATTTGAGAGACGGGTATACTGAGGCTCACAAGGTGACAGCTTACCCTCTAATCACCCATGGAGACCCAGCACTGGCTGCCCTGGTTGGTGACTAAGTCCATGCAAAAGTCTTGACTCCTGGGTGTCAGGGAGCAGGAGGAGTGTGAATGGGCTTCTGATAGGAATCAGCCCAATCCCTGGCTGGGTGAGCTCGCTCAGGTTCAGGGATTCACCACACAGCTTAAAAGGAGAAGCTGGGACATGAGGTGTCCACAGGGGCTTTGAAAAGATCTGACACATTCTTGGGAATCTCAGAGGCCCTGCACTTGTGTAGGGCTGTGTGGAGTTGTGTGCATGCTCAGGAaagacctgggggtggggggcctgAGCTGTCCCCTCGGACTGAGCTTGATCATCTGGGCAAACAGGGAGCAGAGGCTGAGGGAAAGTTGTAAACTCTAAAGCCAGTGCCTGGCTGAATGTTGAAAGTATGCCCCAGCACACAGAGAGCACTTCTGTGCAGCAAAGACTGGGAAAGTGATTGGttccagacatttaaggaaatctctaaccaatcattagctgaccaccAAGCTAACTGAgtagagacttcagtggccacacacaaTAAAGAATAGAGACTTTATGGAATTAGTTCAGAGCAGTCACTAAGCAAAGAAAGAACTACAATGACCACCAACAACAGCAAGAACAAACCCTGGGGAGCAAAGAGAGTCTGATTTCCAGAGTCgccacattatctcatttgaaatGTCccgttttcaacaaaaaattacatgaCACGGAAAGGAACAAAAATGGATGGCTCATAGACAGGAAAAAGGCCATCAATAAAAACCATCCCTGATGGTTGAGTTGCTGGACACAGACTGCATATCAGCTAATTCGGTATGTTCACAGGACTAAGAGAAATCTTATCTAATGAACTACAGGGAAGTGGGAGCATGATGTGTCACCAATTAAGGAACAGCTGTAATgagacacaaattttaaaaaggagctAAGTAGAAAATCTGGAGTTGAAAAGCTCAATAAGTGAAATGGAAGTTCACTGCAGAAACTCAAGAGCAGACTttaacagagagaagaaaaatcagtgaacATGAGGACAATCAGCTGAGCTGATCCAGGCTGAGGAACAGAAACGAGGATGAAGAATAATGAGCAGAGATTCAGAAACCTGTGGGCACCATCAAGCATACCGCACATAATGGGAGTCCtagcagaagaagagagagataaaggaCTAGAAGGAATATTGAAGAAATGTTGAAAAATGAATActccccaaatttgatgaaaaacattaatctactcaaccaagaagctcagtgaacccCAAGTAGGATAAAATCAGAGATCtgcacacatcataatcaaaccagGAAAAgatagagaattttgaaagcagcaagaaagatGGGAGACGCTCCTCATCATGAACAAAGGATCTGTCCTCAATAACACTGACGTTAAGATTCTAACCAGAAACAATAGAGTGCAGAAAGCAGTGAGATGACAATAGCCCTCaggaagtgactggaggatgTCACAAGCTCGGGAAAGGGCCTCTGGGCTCCACCATTTGTCCAGTCAGGGTAAATGGGGAGCTCAGAGAACAACCCTTTTGCCCCCCGACACCAAGAGATAAACTTGCGACGGCTACACCAGAGCCTAGGAATCTGGGCTGTGCTGCAAGCCGGGTGAGGACCCCGAGCCTCATGGGGAGCAGCCTCCACCAGAAGAGGCCCCGCGCAAGCATCCACAGCCCTCGCTGGGAACCAGGGCACTTGGCGCTTCgtctgcgtgcgtgtgtgtgtgtgtgtgtgtgtgtgtgtgtgagaatctgTCCACGTTGagttcaagtgtgtgtgtgtgttttcatgtgAGTTTTGTCTGAGTGTGGGTGGTTCTGTCTGTGAATAGATTTCTGTgtggtgtttctgtgtgtgtgtgtgcgggcgCGTGTGAACATGAAGGTAAAAGCCCAAGCCCCGTACCCATAAACCATCTCTGGGAGGCGGGCCCTG belongs to Diceros bicornis minor isolate mBicDic1 chromosome 25, mDicBic1.mat.cur, whole genome shotgun sequence and includes:
- the LOC131421532 gene encoding cytochrome P450 2D14-like translates to MGLLTGETLGPLAVAVAIFLLLVDLMHRRQRWAPCYPPGPTPLPGLGNLLQVDFQDTLCCFTRLRRRFGDVFSLQLAWTPAVVLNGLAAMREALVDRGEDTSDRPPAPVYEQLGYGPHAEGVILARYGGAWREQRRFSVSTLRNFGLGKKSLEQWVTEEASCLCAAFADQAGRPFSPNALLNKAVSNVISSLTFGRRFEYNDPRFRELLDLAEKGVQEESGVLRKVLEAIPVLLRVPGLAAKVFPGQRAFMVLLDELIAEHRMTRDPAQPPRDLTDTFMDEVEKAKGNPESSFNDENLRLVVADLFSAGMVTTSITLAWALLLMILHPDVQRRVQQEIDEVIGQARRPEMGDQAHMPFTMAVVHEVQRFGDIIPLGVSHLTSHDVEVQGFLIPKGTTLITNLSSVLKDEAVWKKPFRFHPEHFLDAQGRFVKQEAFMPFSAGRRSCLGEPLARMELFLFFTCLLQHFSFSVPTGQPRPSDYGVFGFLVTPSPYQLCAVPR